One window of Gloeothece citriformis PCC 7424 genomic DNA carries:
- a CDS encoding DNA sulfur modification protein DndB gives MPTFEYVLPVIRGIQAGREYYVSMCPLGILPKLFPLSGEEVHPERRSQRRVNSSRVKQLSQYVFKNRTDYILSAITASIDADVVFEPLGEKGEERKMGRLRIPMDGELTIQDGLHRRVALEKVLKENPELSYEAIAVIFFLDIGLDRCQQMFKDLNSYGMRSSLSLAVLYDHRDKMAVVTRKVLERVGKLRELTEVERDSLGKNSLKLFTLYQVYQETVRVLGNDGDKGLDEQVELGVKYWQEKLFING, from the coding sequence ATGCCGACTTTTGAATATGTTTTACCGGTGATTCGAGGCATACAGGCCGGACGGGAATATTATGTTTCTATGTGTCCTCTGGGTATTTTGCCTAAGTTGTTTCCTTTGTCAGGGGAAGAAGTACATCCGGAAAGGCGATCGCAACGGAGAGTTAATTCCAGTCGAGTAAAACAACTTTCCCAGTATGTTTTTAAAAACCGAACGGATTATATTTTATCTGCGATTACTGCCTCTATTGATGCGGATGTGGTATTTGAACCTTTGGGGGAGAAGGGGGAAGAGAGGAAAATGGGAAGGTTGAGGATACCGATGGACGGGGAGCTAACCATACAGGATGGGTTACATCGTCGGGTAGCTTTGGAGAAGGTGTTAAAGGAAAACCCTGAGTTAAGTTATGAAGCGATCGCGGTTATTTTCTTTTTAGATATAGGATTGGACAGATGTCAACAAATGTTTAAAGATCTTAATAGTTATGGGATGCGATCGTCTTTGTCTTTGGCGGTACTTTATGATCATAGGGATAAGATGGCGGTAGTCACTCGGAAGGTTTTGGAGAGGGTGGGTAAGTTGCGGGAGTTGACGGAGGTGGAGAGGGATAGTTTAGGGAAAAATTCCCTTAAGCTGTTTACTTTATATCAGGTGTATCAGGAGACGGTGAGGGTTTTGGGGAATGATGGGGATAAGGGGT